Proteins encoded within one genomic window of Bermanella sp. WJH001:
- a CDS encoding TusE/DsrC/DsvC family sulfur relay protein, whose product MNENLFDGEGFLLDLDNWSEELAHDIAHNENITLTNEHLKIIHTLRRFYAEHQVALANRPFVKLIKNTYGAEKGNSIYLMTLFPESPAKIAAKIAGLPKPANCL is encoded by the coding sequence ATGAATGAAAATTTATTTGATGGCGAAGGTTTTTTACTAGACCTTGATAACTGGAGTGAAGAACTGGCTCATGATATTGCTCACAATGAAAATATCACACTAACCAATGAGCACCTTAAAATCATTCACACATTGCGACGTTTTTATGCCGAGCATCAAGTCGCACTTGCAAACCGCCCTTTTGTTAAATTAATCAAAAACACTTATGGCGCAGAAAAAGGCAACAGCATCTATTTAATGACGTTATTCCCTGAAAGCCCTGCTAAAATTGCTGCCAAAATTGCAGGGCTTCCTAAACCAGCGAACTGTTTATAA
- the tusB gene encoding sulfurtransferase complex subunit TusB, whose product MTLHLIQKSPFTHSALKDCLNIIEDADIILLMQDGVLACQHALINTIDHKTYALSEDLTARALPTPNNIQSIDYKNFVEFCASSTRVISWY is encoded by the coding sequence ATGACACTACACTTAATACAAAAAAGCCCATTTACTCACAGCGCCCTAAAAGACTGCTTAAATATCATTGAAGACGCCGACATTATTTTATTAATGCAAGACGGCGTGCTGGCTTGCCAGCACGCACTAATTAACACCATTGATCACAAAACTTATGCGCTTTCAGAAGATCTAACGGCACGTGCCTTACCAACACCGAACAATATTCAGTCAATTGATTATAAAAACTTTGTCGAGTTTTGCGCATCATCAACACGTGTTATAAGTTGGTATTAA
- a CDS encoding histone deacetylase family protein: MSSTLFIHHSHFDQHSVPPSHPESPLRSLAVETRLRQTGLWQDLAIKTAVPVPKDLFKLVHKAGYIDQLYQISPAKGMILADPDTPLTFDTLGATEEAAGSGIQAVDEVLAGNYKNAFCAIRPPGHHAEPNKTMGFCFVNNVALAAQYALSKPGINKVLIFDFDVHQANGTIEIFKDREDVMVISSFQHPYFPNSHWNIKSENIINIPIEAETASTQFRRIVEPRVIKAASWFKPDLILISAGFDAHTDDPMGELDLIDDDFSWLTKLTMSLAKDHSHGRIISMLEGGYNLKALADSSHAHIQALLNK; the protein is encoded by the coding sequence ATGTCGTCTACTTTATTTATACACCATTCTCATTTTGACCAGCATTCAGTGCCGCCAAGTCATCCAGAGAGCCCATTGCGAAGCTTGGCCGTTGAAACTCGCCTGCGCCAAACCGGCTTATGGCAAGATCTTGCGATCAAAACAGCTGTCCCTGTACCTAAAGACTTATTTAAGCTGGTACATAAAGCGGGCTACATTGATCAGCTTTACCAAATTAGCCCAGCCAAGGGTATGATTTTAGCGGATCCCGATACACCTTTAACATTTGATACATTAGGTGCAACAGAAGAAGCAGCTGGCTCTGGTATTCAAGCAGTTGATGAGGTTTTGGCTGGCAACTACAAAAATGCATTTTGCGCTATTCGCCCCCCTGGCCATCACGCTGAGCCAAATAAAACCATGGGCTTTTGCTTTGTAAACAATGTCGCACTGGCAGCCCAATACGCATTAAGCAAACCAGGAATAAATAAAGTACTTATATTTGATTTTGATGTGCACCAAGCAAACGGCACAATTGAAATATTTAAAGATCGTGAAGATGTTATGGTCATCAGCAGTTTTCAGCACCCTTACTTTCCAAACTCTCACTGGAATATAAAGTCTGAAAATATCATTAACATCCCAATTGAAGCCGAAACAGCCAGTACACAATTCAGAAGGATTGTTGAGCCCAGAGTGATTAAAGCGGCCTCTTGGTTTAAACCAGATTTAATTCTTATTTCAGCGGGCTTTGATGCCCATACTGACGACCCCATGGGTGAGCTGGATCTGATTGATGATGACTTTTCTTGGCTAACCAAGCTAACAATGAGTCTTGCAAAGGATCACAGTCATGGACGCATCATTTCGATGCTAGAAGGCGGCTACAACCTTAAAGCACTCGCTGATAGCTCTCACGCCCACATACAGGCCCTGTTAAACAAATAG
- a CDS encoding glycosyl transferase family protein yields the protein MTNIEHPFAQYVRILGKGRKGSRSLTYNEALAAMGMILRGETEDVQLGAFMMLLRVKEENADELAGFTQATKDFLKSNIPTDITADIDWSSYAGKRRQLPWYLLATLALADNGIKVFMHGADGHTEGRIYSKGTLKQLGISPVNNWTEAQEQLTQTNFCFMDMANLCPELQSIIDLRNTFGLRSPVHSFSRLLNPLNCEFVSQGIFHPGYGPSHQQSAELLGYNRLSILKGEGGECEMNPDSVARMYHCFNGELIEEEWDAIFERRHVKPETLDINNLKTTWKDEHDEYGMGAILGTLAYVARLMGKGDSKQACLEQAQIWWANRNLNRFQ from the coding sequence ATGACCAATATAGAACACCCGTTTGCACAATATGTGCGCATACTTGGCAAAGGCCGCAAAGGCTCTCGCTCATTAACTTATAATGAAGCACTTGCCGCAATGGGCATGATCCTTAGAGGCGAGACTGAAGATGTTCAGCTTGGTGCCTTTATGATGCTACTACGCGTGAAAGAAGAAAACGCAGACGAGCTTGCAGGCTTTACCCAAGCAACAAAGGATTTTTTAAAGTCAAACATACCCACTGACATAACAGCCGATATTGATTGGTCTAGTTACGCAGGCAAGCGCCGCCAACTACCTTGGTACCTACTTGCCACTTTAGCCTTGGCTGATAATGGCATAAAAGTTTTTATGCACGGTGCAGATGGCCATACAGAAGGTCGAATCTACAGCAAGGGGACTCTTAAGCAACTTGGTATTAGTCCCGTAAATAACTGGACCGAAGCACAAGAGCAACTCACACAAACTAATTTTTGTTTTATGGATATGGCAAACCTTTGCCCTGAACTACAAAGCATTATTGATTTGCGTAATACGTTTGGCTTGCGCTCCCCTGTTCATAGTTTTTCACGATTACTAAACCCACTAAATTGTGAATTTGTCAGCCAAGGTATTTTTCACCCAGGCTACGGGCCTTCTCACCAACAAAGTGCTGAACTTCTTGGCTACAACCGCTTATCCATCCTAAAAGGTGAAGGTGGTGAGTGTGAAATGAATCCAGACAGCGTTGCCAGAATGTATCATTGCTTCAACGGTGAACTGATTGAGGAAGAATGGGATGCCATATTTGAACGCCGCCACGTCAAGCCAGAAACGTTAGACATCAATAATTTAAAGACCACATGGAAAGACGAGCATGACGAATATGGCATGGGGGCAATCTTAGGCACTCTAGCCTATGTCGCTAGACTAATGGGCAAAGGTGATTCAAAACAAGCTTGCCTAGAACAAGCACAAATCTGGTGGGCTAATCGCAACCTCAACCGTTTTCAGTAG
- the tusD gene encoding sulfurtransferase complex subunit TusD, producing the protein MKFSLLVMAAPYSTQSHLSALKFAKACIESNHQIYRVFFYNDGVLGASELQNPPQDEINIHDEWQLLAKENNIDLVTCIAAALKRGILNKEEAKRYQKEQHNTDAPFELSGLGQLLDAQIHSDQMVTFA; encoded by the coding sequence ATGAAATTTTCTCTTTTGGTTATGGCTGCACCCTATTCAACTCAAAGCCACTTAAGTGCACTGAAGTTTGCAAAAGCCTGTATAGAATCCAACCATCAAATTTATCGTGTCTTTTTTTACAATGATGGCGTTCTAGGAGCCAGCGAACTACAAAACCCCCCACAAGATGAAATAAACATTCATGATGAATGGCAGTTATTAGCAAAAGAAAACAACATAGATCTGGTCACCTGTATCGCAGCAGCACTTAAACGTGGCATTCTTAATAAAGAAGAAGCTAAGCGTTATCAAAAAGAGCAACACAACACTGATGCCCCTTTTGAGCTTTCAGGTCTTGGGCAATTGTTAGATGCACAAATTCATTCGGATCAAATGGTGACATTCGCCTAA
- a CDS encoding cell developmental protein SirA, giving the protein MLNPVTIQYMSREEIERLLFSLSATKDNEEAEAFEALARRLLQLLEQAVD; this is encoded by the coding sequence ATGTTGAATCCAGTGACCATTCAGTACATGAGCCGCGAAGAAATTGAGCGCCTTTTGTTTAGTTTAAGCGCCACTAAAGACAATGAAGAGGCTGAAGCCTTTGAAGCGCTTGCCCGTCGTTTACTACAATTACTTGAACAAGCCGTCGATTAG
- a CDS encoding Bax inhibitor-1/YccA family protein, which yields MNFPTTTLLSALDSKYNKLEQHKMDQQTLAHQQVDSTGAMKVLRNTYMLLAMTLAFSAVTAGISMSLGLGHGAAMIMSIAAIVIVWFVLPKVANSAAGLPVVFLFTGLLGASLGPILNRYLAMQGGTEIVMQALGGTAIIFFALSAYVTTTKKDFTFMRGFLFTGLILVIVGAIGAMIASWAFGVDVSAFSLAISGAVVLLMSGFILYDTSSILRGEQTNYIMATVGLYLNIYNLFTSLLHILGATSDD from the coding sequence TTGAATTTCCCCACAACAACCCTATTATCTGCGTTAGATAGTAAATACAACAAACTGGAGCAACACAAAATGGATCAACAAACTCTTGCCCATCAGCAAGTAGACTCAACAGGTGCAATGAAAGTATTGCGCAATACTTACATGCTACTGGCAATGACACTTGCATTTAGTGCCGTTACCGCTGGTATCTCCATGTCTTTAGGATTAGGTCATGGCGCAGCAATGATCATGTCTATCGCTGCCATTGTTATCGTATGGTTTGTACTGCCCAAGGTTGCCAACTCAGCGGCTGGCCTGCCAGTTGTATTTTTATTCACCGGTCTATTAGGCGCCTCTCTTGGCCCAATTTTAAACCGATACCTTGCTATGCAGGGCGGCACCGAGATTGTGATGCAAGCGCTTGGCGGCACAGCGATCATTTTCTTCGCGCTTTCTGCTTATGTAACCACTACTAAAAAAGATTTCACCTTTATGCGTGGCTTTTTATTCACCGGTCTAATTTTGGTCATTGTGGGCGCCATTGGCGCTATGATCGCATCTTGGGCATTTGGCGTTGATGTTTCTGCTTTTTCTTTGGCTATCTCTGGTGCGGTGGTTCTTTTGATGTCTGGCTTCATCCTATATGACACAAGCAGCATCCTACGTGGCGAGCAAACCAATTACATCATGGCAACGGTTGGCCTGTACTTGAACATTTACAACCTATTCACCAGCTTGCTACACATTCTTGGTGCAACGAGCGACGATTAA
- a CDS encoding proline--tRNA ligase, protein MRASQFLIATLKESPSDAVVISHQLMLRAGMIRKLASGLYTWLPLGLKTLRKVEKVVREEMDAAGAQELLMPAVQPAELWEETGRWFQYGGELLRIKDRHNRDFCIGPTHEEVITDLARNELSSYRQLPINFYQVQTKFRDETRPRFGVMRAREFLMKDAYSFHINNESLNETYERMHQAYCNIFNRLGLDFRPVAADTGSIGGALSHEFHVLAQSGEDDIAFSNGSDYAANVELAEAVAPTTQRPEPSAALETLETPEQHSIEEVSHFLNVSAEQIIKTLIVEGELGDEDKKAGKKPALIALVVRGDHELNDLKAEKLSGVASPLEFAKEEDIIAQLGCKPGSIGPCNLDIEVIVDRSAAVMADFICGANKDGQHLKGANWERDAKISRIEDIRNVVEGDASPDGNGTLEIKRGIEVGHIFQLGTKYSEALNATVLDENGKGVVMSMGCYGIGVSRVVAAAIEQNHDERGIVWPESLAPFQVAIVQIDANKSEDVIKHSEALYEELTQLGVEVFLDDRDKKTSPGVKFADAELMGIPHRLVFSARGLKNDTIEYKARAQQKEDAVELNVADALSHIKSALGIS, encoded by the coding sequence ATGCGCGCTAGCCAGTTTTTAATTGCCACCCTAAAAGAATCCCCTTCTGACGCTGTTGTTATCAGTCATCAACTTATGCTGCGCGCCGGCATGATTCGCAAACTTGCCTCTGGCTTGTATACCTGGCTGCCACTTGGGCTTAAAACCTTACGTAAAGTCGAAAAGGTTGTGCGCGAAGAAATGGACGCAGCGGGTGCGCAAGAGCTATTAATGCCCGCTGTACAGCCTGCAGAGTTATGGGAAGAAACCGGTCGCTGGTTCCAATATGGCGGAGAGTTACTGCGCATTAAAGATCGCCATAATCGTGATTTTTGCATTGGCCCGACCCACGAAGAAGTGATTACAGATTTAGCTCGCAACGAATTAAGCAGCTATCGCCAATTGCCAATCAATTTTTACCAGGTTCAAACCAAATTTCGCGATGAAACTCGTCCGCGTTTTGGTGTAATGCGTGCGCGCGAGTTCTTAATGAAAGACGCCTACTCATTCCACATCAACAATGAATCTCTGAACGAAACCTATGAACGCATGCATCAAGCCTATTGCAATATTTTTAACCGCTTAGGCTTAGACTTCCGCCCTGTTGCAGCCGATACCGGCTCTATTGGTGGCGCTCTTTCTCATGAATTTCACGTATTGGCGCAATCAGGCGAAGATGATATCGCATTCAGTAATGGCTCTGACTATGCCGCCAATGTCGAACTCGCTGAAGCAGTAGCCCCTACCACGCAACGCCCAGAGCCAAGTGCAGCACTAGAAACCCTAGAGACGCCAGAGCAACACTCTATAGAAGAGGTAAGCCACTTCTTAAACGTATCTGCTGAGCAAATCATTAAAACATTAATCGTTGAAGGTGAGCTGGGCGATGAAGATAAAAAAGCCGGTAAAAAACCTGCTCTTATCGCTTTGGTTGTTCGCGGTGATCACGAGTTAAACGACCTTAAAGCTGAGAAATTATCAGGTGTTGCATCACCCCTAGAGTTTGCAAAAGAAGAAGACATTATTGCTCAACTAGGCTGCAAACCCGGTTCAATTGGCCCATGCAATTTAGATATTGAGGTTATCGTCGATCGCAGCGCGGCCGTGATGGCTGATTTTATTTGCGGCGCAAACAAAGATGGCCAACACCTTAAAGGGGCTAATTGGGAGCGCGACGCCAAAATAAGCCGCATAGAAGATATCCGCAATGTTGTAGAAGGTGATGCAAGTCCAGATGGAAACGGCACCCTTGAAATTAAACGTGGTATCGAGGTGGGGCATATATTCCAACTTGGCACCAAATATAGCGAAGCACTGAATGCCACAGTACTAGATGAAAACGGCAAAGGTGTGGTTATGTCTATGGGTTGTTATGGCATTGGTGTATCCCGTGTGGTCGCTGCTGCTATTGAGCAAAACCATGATGAACGAGGCATTGTTTGGCCTGAGTCCCTTGCTCCTTTCCAAGTCGCTATTGTACAAATTGATGCTAATAAGTCAGAAGATGTCATCAAACACAGTGAAGCCCTTTACGAAGAACTGACACAACTAGGTGTTGAAGTGTTCTTAGATGATCGCGACAAGAAAACCAGCCCAGGGGTTAAATTTGCAGATGCTGAACTAATGGGCATTCCGCACCGCTTAGTATTCAGTGCTCGCGGCCTTAAAAATGACACCATTGAATACAAAGCGCGCGCACAACAAAAAGAAGATGCCGTAGAACTTAATGTGGCTGACGCACTAAGCCACATTAAGTCAGCGTTAGGTATTAGTTAA
- a CDS encoding lytic transglycosylase domain-containing protein, with product MFRLVIGCFMLLCVHLAHAQVDPELRQYLKQAINSSSSFNDRFDAEVWMVDMSARLARYIKDKSFRVDFLTHLHHAASEHDLPPEMVLAVIQVESAFKPYALSYVGAQGYMQVMPFWRNEIGRPDDNLMDLKTNLRYGCAILAHYLKREKGNWTRALARYNGSLGKTKYPEKVFNAWQRRWFVKNVSQTSLP from the coding sequence ATGTTTAGGCTTGTTATTGGCTGCTTTATGCTTCTATGCGTTCACTTGGCTCATGCCCAAGTGGACCCTGAGCTTAGGCAGTACCTAAAACAAGCCATTAACTCCAGCAGCAGCTTTAACGATCGATTTGATGCTGAGGTTTGGATGGTCGATATGTCGGCTCGTCTTGCGCGCTACATTAAAGACAAAAGCTTTCGAGTGGATTTTCTAACTCATTTGCACCATGCCGCATCGGAGCACGACCTGCCACCTGAGATGGTGCTGGCCGTTATTCAGGTTGAAAGTGCATTTAAACCCTATGCACTTTCTTATGTCGGTGCCCAAGGTTACATGCAGGTTATGCCATTTTGGCGTAATGAAATTGGTCGCCCTGATGACAATCTGATGGACTTAAAAACCAATCTTCGATATGGCTGTGCCATTCTTGCCCACTACCTAAAGCGTGAAAAAGGCAACTGGACACGTGCCTTGGCTCGTTACAATGGCAGCCTTGGCAAAACAAAATACCCAGAAAAAGTATTTAACGCATGGCAACGCCGCTGGTTTGTGAAAAATGTTTCACAAACCAGTCTCCCTTAA
- a CDS encoding group 1 truncated hemoglobin has protein sequence MPALYEKIGGEKAVDAAVDIFYTKVINDPALSPFFDGIAMDRQKKMQKAFLTVAFGGPNNYSGRGMRAAHARPVAIGLNEKHFNKVAEHLQKTLLELNVPYDLIQEAMNIAASTKNDVLNQ, from the coding sequence ATGCCTGCACTTTATGAAAAAATCGGCGGTGAAAAAGCAGTAGATGCCGCTGTTGATATTTTTTACACCAAAGTAATAAATGACCCCGCACTTTCACCATTTTTTGATGGCATCGCCATGGATCGCCAAAAAAAAATGCAGAAAGCCTTCTTAACGGTTGCCTTTGGCGGCCCAAATAATTACTCAGGCCGAGGAATGCGCGCAGCCCATGCTCGTCCTGTGGCAATTGGCCTTAATGAAAAGCATTTTAATAAAGTCGCAGAACATCTTCAGAAAACACTTTTAGAGCTAAATGTGCCCTATGATCTGATTCAAGAGGCCATGAATATTGCTGCTTCCACCAAGAATGATGTGCTCAATCAATAG
- the tusA gene encoding sulfurtransferase TusA: MSGIEFDLVLDAKGLMCPEPVMMLHNKVKELQSGGVLQVLATDPSTKRDIAKFCSFLGYNLLQHDEVEGVFTFYIQKP; the protein is encoded by the coding sequence ATGTCTGGAATTGAGTTTGATCTGGTGCTAGATGCAAAGGGGTTGATGTGCCCTGAACCTGTCATGATGCTGCATAATAAAGTTAAAGAGCTTCAGTCAGGGGGCGTGCTTCAGGTGCTTGCCACTGATCCTTCGACAAAGCGTGACATTGCTAAGTTTTGCAGTTTTTTAGGTTACAACTTACTGCAGCATGATGAAGTAGAAGGGGTTTTTACCTTTTATATTCAAAAGCCGTGA
- the tusC gene encoding sulfurtransferase complex subunit TusC produces MNTSSTTHDILILQRHAPYGSSIAREGLDFILTSAAYDQNLTVLFLGDGVFQLLKNQDTKAVSLKNHASALEVLPLYDLENLFAVEEDLTERNIDRLQLIDGIDIINRKQSKAIIAQHKKVIGF; encoded by the coding sequence ATGAATACTTCAAGTACCACCCACGATATATTAATTTTACAGCGTCATGCACCTTACGGCTCAAGTATTGCTCGCGAAGGTTTAGACTTTATATTAACCAGTGCCGCTTACGACCAAAACTTAACCGTATTATTTTTAGGTGATGGCGTATTTCAGCTTTTAAAAAATCAAGACACTAAAGCTGTTAGCCTAAAAAACCATGCTAGCGCACTTGAAGTATTGCCTTTGTATGACTTAGAAAACTTATTTGCGGTCGAAGAGGATCTCACAGAGAGAAATATAGATAGACTTCAATTAATCGATGGCATCGACATAATTAATCGCAAACAAAGCAAAGCTATCATTGCACAGCACAAAAAAGTAATAGGCTTTTAG
- a CDS encoding CBS domain-containing protein, with product MLENYKTIKFSKLDTQPQPIAPDRGYKELDLEDSAISVMTDHRLEKAPICTTQASLESASKQMAKEKTSMLLVENKEGQIVGLISSADISGEKPIQFINETKKKRSEIKVGHLMSDIVNMPVLDIQDVLNAKIGDVLFTLNDLGSEYILVTTKNGHETNIRGVFSARHIARSLNIFFKPSPAAKTFAEYSRALSESHQTH from the coding sequence ATGCTAGAGAATTATAAAACCATCAAATTCAGCAAGCTTGATACACAGCCTCAACCAATAGCACCAGATAGAGGCTATAAAGAGCTTGATTTAGAAGACTCAGCTATATCGGTTATGACCGACCATCGACTAGAAAAAGCCCCCATATGCACCACCCAAGCTTCTCTTGAATCAGCCAGCAAACAAATGGCGAAAGAAAAAACAAGTATGTTATTAGTAGAAAATAAAGAAGGCCAAATAGTCGGGCTTATTTCATCTGCCGACATATCCGGTGAAAAACCAATTCAGTTTATAAACGAAACCAAAAAGAAACGCAGTGAAATTAAAGTTGGCCACTTAATGAGTGACATTGTGAATATGCCGGTATTGGATATTCAAGATGTGCTTAATGCAAAAATTGGTGATGTATTATTTACTTTAAATGATTTAGGCAGTGAATATATTTTAGTGACCACCAAAAATGGCCACGAAACAAACATTCGAGGTGTATTCAGCGCCCGCCACATCGCCCGTTCTTTGAATATATTCTTCAAACCAAGCCCAGCAGCAAAAACCTTTGCAGAGTACAGCCGAGCATTAAGCGAAAGCCATCAAACTCATTAA